CCTTGCCCTATTGACCCCTACTGTTCCAAAGACATGTACAATATCATGTTGGACTGCTGGAAGGAGAATAAAAATGACAGGCCCACTTTCAAGGCTCTGAAAATGAGTCTGAGGAACGTTAGAGGAAGATTTATGTAATCACTCTTGAGTATCCATTAAATAGCAGTAATTAAATGTTAGTCTTGTTTCTCAGCTCTGTCATCTCTTTTTGACAGTCTGGAATGTTCCTTAGTcttcagtaacacacacaacactatCTTAAAGTGCTACCATGACCACATTGTTGATTTTACTGACTGCGCTGTGGAGGGATAAACGTTGATGTCATCTCTGCTGTCTTCAGACATGGTGTGTGCTTCCAAATTAAACCTTTTCTTTCTGCCTTTACACCATTGTCCAATTTCATAATTTCATCTTTGATTCTACACATAAGAATAAGACAATTCCCAACACTAGTAGAACAGTATACTAACTAGCCTAGAATCTGGCCACACTGAATATCTCTCAATTTCACTATTACTCCACCTCAGTGTAGATTCCAGGTTATGCTTGAAACAAAATTTCAAAGTAGTAAATAATCTGATTATCTTCCCTGGTCCTTTATTGGTAACACTACCCTTTATAAGGGTTTATAAGTAACGGTCATAGTTTATAACAATGAAAGATGTCCATCCTAACCTTATACAACACAGGACCATTACAGATTAAAAACAGTCTTGATAATCGTTTTTTTAACAGATGATAGAAAACAAAGTAATGTAGCCTCTTGGGTTCTGATGGACTACCACAGTTGAAATAAACTCATGCGGCATTTATAAATTATATtctcaagaatcaatgggtacatttcATTAATGtacaagtccaaaaatggatgtatctactgctgattgcccctttaacagTAAGATTCATATCGGCCTACATAGGTTTTGTGTGAATAAAATATACGTCTACCTGCTAGTTTTAATTTATATTAAAATGCGTTTAAGGATAATACGAATTTGGTAAGACCATGTACGCTTTCCgtacaaactttttttttttttactaacaaTTCCAACATGGCTGCGATCAGGAGTGGAGTGACTCCGGGTTGTCTAACGAGATGTTTTTTAAGACAAAGTGGAATATCAAGTGCAAGCAACCCTTCATTTACAGAGAGATGGAACCAGGTTTGACTTGTGCTCTTGAATTCGTGTGTTTGTCTGGCGTCAAGCAGTAACGGCGATTCTAAACAGCACGCCAAGCGCATGTCTGTGACTTTGACAATgtccagctaacgttagctagcaagtgaaTTAACATTTGTATCAACATCTAGCTACATGCCACACACAGGAATCGGGGAATATGATTGTTCGCATGTATGCTTACATCATTGTTGATAGTTGATTGGGTCGCCTGTCTACATACACAATTTGACATGTCCAGACAGTCAATTATGACATGCTAACTAGTTAGCTGGTAGCTAAAGTTAGCTTGTTACCGGCTGAAATGGGAACGCTAACGTTGGCTTGTTACCGGCTGAAATGGGAACGCTAACGTTGGCTTGTTACCGGCTGAAATGGGAACGCTAACGTTTGCTTTCTATGAATGATACAGCCTTGTGATATGTAAACATGTATATGACAAGCAAACAATAACGTTGTGTATGAGCCTTCCTCAGCCCCCAAGTCAACATATTTCTTGAGATTTGTGATATGGTAATCATTCCGTCAGACTATTGAAACAAACCACAATACAGCTCTCATAGCTATACATATGTAACGTTCAGTCTATTGACTCTGTTGCAATTGCTGCTGCATTGTCAAAGTCAACCTATCCTGCAATGAGCCACACGGTAAAGTGGACCAGAAGGTGGTGGTGTATCTTCATCTGATTGTTGTAAACATGCGATTGTTGTTCGTGTACTGTAGTTCATTGTAGGCCATTCATGTTATTGTGTCACCCTCCTAAACAGAGGTTTCTACAGAGATCCCATCTTCACACAGTAATAGAGTGCAGGAGTCCTACAACTAGAGCTGTTCTCGGTCGACGTCACAATGGACGGTTATTATTGGTCAGCGCTGTGTCCGTCAGGCACAACAGCTCACAGGTGAGTCGGTGTCAATGTACAGCACAGTGTTGGCTTTCCCGCCTGACTACATTACAGACATTGCGTTACGTCATCCAATGGGTTTGTGTGCAACGCCATTGACTGCAGTTGGGCACCATATTGCTATATCATACGATGTAGAAAGCTGATAGGTTAAACCCTTTATTCAAGCATTGTAATATCTGGCAGGCATCTGCAATGTAGTCAGGCAGGAACAGCCAAGTAAAGTATTTTAGAACATTACACCAGAGGATGCTCTGGTTATTACACCTTGATCAATTGCCTGGAAAGTTGATACATTTGGTCAAACTCTAAGACACTTCCTCTGGGATAATAGTTTGTCCTGTCCCTTTTGGACATCCTTCCACCTGGTGTGTGAAAGAGATGATCACCACCATATAAAATAAAAGCTATGTTATATTTTCAGGTCCCAAGTGAAAGTATACCTACGGCAACTCCAGTGCTGGAAGCATCCATTGCCAGCCCTGTCGTCGTTGACCCCGCCTCTATTAACACAGAGCCAATCGCCGAGCAGGTGTTAGAGGCTGCACCAACCGCAGTGGATATTCTGCAGGGGGTGGGAGCAGAGCTGAGCCTATCAGAGCTGGGCCTGGGGAGCGCCACTCCTGTTGGCCTGGTCCAGAACCTACTGGAGTTCATGCATGTGGACATTGGGATGCCGTGGTGGGGAGCCATTGTTGTAGGTGAGGCAGCCTCATCATCAGAGCTCTCACTGTGGTTTGCCTCAGCCTGTCTAGCTTATTAAAGTTACCAGACTTCAGTCAGCTACCAGACTTCTATCTATTCTGAGTTTTCTTATGTccatttctgtttctctcctacaAACACACTAAAAAACACACCCCAGGCACAGTGCTGGCTCGCATCATGGTGTTCCCGGTCATCGTGAAGGGTCAGAGGGAGGCGGCCAAGCTGAACAACGTTATGCCAGAGATGACTAAACTCACCAACAAGATGAACGAGGCCAAACAGAGTGGAAACAAGTTCGACTGTtagttttctctctttctttcctgctCAACTCATTTCCATTTCATGACTCATCTGGATCATCCCTCTGCATTTATCCACTATGTAACTCCTTGTTCATGTCACATTGCAACTCAGTATCAGTTTTAGTGTGTGATGTCTCCCTCAGTTTCAAGGTaatatgtctgtgtgtctcctaGTTGCTAAGGCGTACTCTGACCTGACCATGTTCCAGAAGAAACATGACGTCAACCCTCTCCGTGGCTTCCTTGTCCCTTTGGTGCAGGTAAATTACAgcgctctgtctctcttgctcgcGATCTCcgtctctcgatctctctctctcatctctctccgtctctctctgtcgctctctctctctctctgtcgctctctctctctgtcgctctctctctctctgtcgctctctctctctctctctctctctctgtctctctctctctctctctgtctctctctctctctctctctctctctctctgtcgctctctctctctctctgtcgctctctctctctctctctgtctctctctctctctctctgtcgctctctctctctctctctctctctctctctctctctctgtcgctctctctctctctctgtctctgtctctctctctctctctgtcgctctctctctctctctgtcgctctctctctctctctctctgtcgctctctctctctctctctgtcgctctctctctctctgtcgctctctctctctgtcgctctctctctctctctgtcgctctctctctgtcgctctctgtcgctctctctgtcgctctctctctgtcgctctctctgtcgctctctctctttctgtcgctctctctgtcgctctctctgtcgctctctctctctctctgtcgctctctctgtcgctctctcgctctctctgtcgctctctcgctctctctgtcgctctctctgtcgctctctcgctctctctctgtcgctctctctctctctgtcgctctctctctgtcgctcgctctctctctgtcgctcgctctctctctgtcgctcgctctctctctgtcgctcgctctctctctgtcgctcgctctctctctctccgtctctctctctctctccgtctcgctctctctctccgtctcgctctctctctctccgtctctctctccatctcgcgttctctctccatctctccctctcgttcaCTCACTccgtctcgcgctctctctttctcgccatctctctccgtctctctcgctctctgactctctctctctgactctctctctccccgtctctctctctccccgtctctctctctccctgtctctctctctccctgtctctctctctccctgtctctctctctccccgtctctctctccctggtatCTATAGTATCTCCTCAATGTTTTATGCTTTGTCAATGTTTTTACACCTCTCTGtcactaccccccctctctctctatctccctctcctcctttccagaCTCCAGTCTTTATCTCCTTCTTCATCGCTCTCAGAAAGATGTCCTACCTCCCCGTCCCCAGTATGCAGACAGGAGGTTGCTTGTGGTTCTTAGACCTCACAGCAGCAGATCCTTTCTACATTCTCCCCATTGCTGTGACCGGGACCATGTTCGCTATACTGGAGGTATGGTAATGGTGTTGCCGCGTCTACTAGGAAAGTATTTTCTTGTGGTCAGTTGATGATTTTAGAGGCCAGCTGTATTGACCCTAAAAAATAAGCAGTCTTGATTTTAATTAATAAAATGGACAATCAAattgacaatttaaaaaaaatgttttattgaatCACGCAAAAATATGAATAATGTTGTCACTGATAACATTGTATTTACATTGGAATAACAGTATTGAGCCTAAATAACACCTACCTGTTGTCTGTTTGCCTGTCTTCTCCTCAGCTGGGGGCAGAGTCTGGTGTGGACAACCCTAACCTGAAAGCCATGAAGACAGTGTTCAGAATCATGCCCTTCGTCATCCTCCCTCTCACCATTAACTTCCCCACGGTCAGTCTctcgcacgctctctctctctctctctctctctctcagtagcctacacacacagcaCGGTCCCTGCTAGAGCGgcgcctctctctaccttctctccctcGCACTTTATCTGCTCCAGTTAATAAAGTAGCTTAAAAATAGCcttttctgctgcttccctcactTGGACCGGGCCTGGATCCGACCAGGTCTTTACAGAACGGGTGTAGTTGTCTTTTGGACCGTTCGGAAGTGGGTCTCTATATtaattatatacactgctcaaaaaaataaagggaacactaaacaacacaatgtaacctcaagtcaatcacacttctgtgaaatcaaactatccacttaggaagcaacactgattgacaataaatttcacatgctgttgtgcaaatggaatagacaacgggtggaaattataggcaattagcaagacacccccaataaaggagtggttctgcaggtggggaccacagaccacttctcagctcctatgcttcctggctgatgttttggtcctGTGTGggtcagtcggtagagcatggcgcttgcaacgccaagcgtcgtgggttcgattcccgctgggaccacccatatgtaaaattagtggccccagccgacttgtaagtcgctttggacaaaagcgtctgctaaatgggatatattattggtcacttttgaatgctggcggtgctttcactctagtggtagcatgagactgagtctacaacccacacaagtggctcaggtagtgcagctcatccaggatggtacatcaatgcgagctgtggcaagaaggtttgctgtgtctgtcagcgtagtgtccagagcatggaggcgctaccaggagacaggctagtacatcaggagacgtggaggaggccgtaggaggacaacaacccagcagcaggacctctacctccacctttgtgcaaggagaagCACTGCCAGAttcctgcaaaatgacctccagcaggccacacatgtgcatgtgtctgctcaaacggtcagagggtggtatgagggcccgacatccacaggtgggggttgtgcttacagcccaacactgtgcagaacgtttggcatttgccagaaaacaccaagattggcaaattcgccactggcgccctgtgctcttcacagatgaaagcaggttcacactgagtacGTGaaagacgtgacagagtctggagacgccgtggagaatgttctgctgcctgcaacatcctccagcatgaccggtttggcggtgagtCAGTCATagtgtgtaaaaaaataaaaatatatactggGTCCAGGTGGAAAAGGCCCAGGGTTCAACATTTTGGACCCATGAAGGCCTGTacgctcgctctcgctcgctcccccCTGTGGCAATAtcataatattacattacatcCTCTACAAACAATAACATGTATTTAGTAGCCCTGGATACGCTTGTTCATTTAATTGTTATTCAACCTTGATTTATCCAGGTTAGTCTCATTGGGGTCAAAAAGCAATAGGGTcaatgtgtctgtctgactgagcaTCATGGAACCAGTCTTCCAATCTCacgatccccccccccccccccaatgccattgttattcaacctttatttatccaggttagTCTCATTGAGGTAAAACACCAGCAGGTTCGCTGTGTTACAGGTGTGTCTGTTTGACTAAGCATCATAGCTAGTCGGGTGATCTCACAAACATGCCTCTGCTTCCACCTCTGTTTGCTTGTTGTGGTCTAGGCCAGGGGATTACTATTAAAGCACTTTATGACAGCTgcagatgtaaaaagggctttataaatacatttcattgatttgattggttgattgacatgttcctctcctctctgcctccgtCCCCCAGGCGGTGTTTACGTACTGGATGACGTCCAACTGCTTCTCCCTGGCCCAGGTGGCCCTGCTCAAACACCCCCTGGTCAGACAGAAGCTGAGGATCCCAGAGAGGATCGAACACCCTACCTCCGCCCTGCCCCAGAACGACGGCTTCTTCGAGACCATCAAGAAGGGTGGGTGTGGTGGGACTGATGGGGGATGTGTCATCACCTGTCAAAATAGGATTCTCTTTCGTGGTTGGATTAGCtttttttcctctcttctctttctcccccttcatttcttttctctcacacacattctctTTCCTCCCATTTTTTTAAAACATGGTCATCTGTCCCTCCTATAGGCTGGAAGAACGCTCAGCTTGCCCAgcagttggaggagagggagaggaggatcaAGAACCACCTGGATATTGCATCAAAAGGTAAGAACACAGGTGCCTTTTCACCACAACACCTTTCTTAGGATCAACAATGTTTACCGTTACTGTGTTTTACTCCTAAATGGAATGTTTTAACACCCTCTTTGATACATTTAGATATACGCTTTTGTTTCTCTGTGGATTTTTATTGAGCCTAATATTTTTGCTCTTCAACCAGGTCCATTGAGACAGACCTTCACTCACAACCCTCTACAGCAGTCGACACCATCCATTGCAGCAGCAACCAAGTCAGCCAAAGCAAAACAAGCATCCCCGGCAACCGGTGGTAAGAAGAGGCCATGGGAGGAGACTATTGGTTGAAGAAGAGTGACAGTTTGAAGGCCCAATGAATTATGTGTGCATATTTATTGAGTGAGAAGTGTGTGGAGGGATTGGTAGACAGGACATGGGCGCACAGGGTTTGTCATAAATGTAGTCTAAATAAAGAGCAAACTCTTCTGTTGCCTTAAAACGTCTTGTGTACATTATGACAACCTGAATTCTGATTTGAAAACAGGAAAACGTATAGTTGATTATATCCATTGGAATGACTGCAATGGAATTGttaagttatatatatatatatatatatacacaattgATCGTTCCCCGTTGTGCTGTTCTTATTTGATAGTTTTCAAGAGCTAAGAAGTTAAAGCAGATATCCAATTTTTTGACTTGAATGCTAATCATTAAAAATGTTAAATTCGCTGCCCTGTTTTGCTTGTTTACAGCGGGTCATTTCATTTTGTCGGCGGTGGTCTCGTATTGTTACATTTAGAAAATAAAGGTCGCTAACATGGCAGCTGTTCTAAAACCTGGTCGATACCTATTTTATCGCTTTGGTTACAACTA
The genomic region above belongs to Oncorhynchus masou masou isolate Uvic2021 chromosome 27, UVic_Omas_1.1, whole genome shotgun sequence and contains:
- the oxa1l gene encoding mitochondrial inner membrane protein OXA1L, which translates into the protein MAAIRSGVTPGCLTRCFLRQSGISSASNPSFTERWNQRFLQRSHLHTVIECRSPTTRAVLGRRHNGRLLLVSAVSVRHNSSQVPSESIPTATPVLEASIASPVVVDPASINTEPIAEQVLEAAPTAVDILQGVGAELSLSELGLGSATPVGLVQNLLEFMHVDIGMPWWGAIVVGTVLARIMVFPVIVKGQREAAKLNNVMPEMTKLTNKMNEAKQSGNKFDFAKAYSDLTMFQKKHDVNPLRGFLVPLVQTPVFISFFIALRKMSYLPVPSMQTGGCLWFLDLTAADPFYILPIAVTGTMFAILELGAESGVDNPNLKAMKTVFRIMPFVILPLTINFPTAVFTYWMTSNCFSLAQVALLKHPLVRQKLRIPERIEHPTSALPQNDGFFETIKKGWKNAQLAQQLEERERRIKNHLDIASKGPLRQTFTHNPLQQSTPSIAAATKSAKAKQASPATGGKKRPWEETIG